The proteins below come from a single Papaver somniferum cultivar HN1 chromosome 11, ASM357369v1, whole genome shotgun sequence genomic window:
- the LOC113325404 gene encoding major latex protein 146-like isoform X1, whose translation MAQNGDFGIVGKLVIELEVSSPADKFYTIFKHQKDVPKAIPHLFTDGKVIEGDARRSGCIKEWKYVLEGKTISVTEKTTHNDETKTLHHRIFEGDLMKDYKKFDSIIEVNPKPTGHGSIVTWSFVYEKINKNSPTPFAYLPFCYQAIEDINNHLAASE comes from the exons ATGGCTCAAAATGGTGATTTTGGTATAGTTGGGAAACTTGTAATTGAATTGGAGGTCAGTTCCCCTGCTGATAAGTTTTATACTATTTTCAAGCACCAAAAAGATGTCCCAAAGGCAATTCCTCATCTTTTCACTGACGGCAAAGTTATCGAAGGAGATGCAAGACGCTCCGGTTGTATCAAGGAGTGGAAGTATGTCCTTG AGGGTAAAACGATCTCCGTAACAGAAAAAACAACACATAACGATGAAACAAAGACGTTGCATCACCGTATATTTGAAGGAGATTTGATGAAGGATTACAAGAAGTTTGATTCAATAATTGAAGTTAATCCAAAGCCAACTGGACATGGAAGCATTGTGACTTGGTCTTTTGTGTATGAGAAAATCAACAAGAATTCCCCAACCCCCTTTGCTTATCTTCCTTTCTGCTATCAGGCTATTGAAGACATCAACAATCACCTAGCTGCTTCGGAATAA
- the LOC113325404 gene encoding major latex protein 146-like isoform X2 yields the protein MAQNGDFGIVGKLVIELEVSSPADKFYTIFKHQKDVPKAIPHLFTDGKVIEGDARRSGCIKEWKYVLEKTTHNDETKTLHHRIFEGDLMKDYKKFDSIIEVNPKPTGHGSIVTWSFVYEKINKNSPTPFAYLPFCYQAIEDINNHLAASE from the exons ATGGCTCAAAATGGTGATTTTGGTATAGTTGGGAAACTTGTAATTGAATTGGAGGTCAGTTCCCCTGCTGATAAGTTTTATACTATTTTCAAGCACCAAAAAGATGTCCCAAAGGCAATTCCTCATCTTTTCACTGACGGCAAAGTTATCGAAGGAGATGCAAGACGCTCCGGTTGTATCAAGGAGTGGAAGTATGTCCTTG AAAAAACAACACATAACGATGAAACAAAGACGTTGCATCACCGTATATTTGAAGGAGATTTGATGAAGGATTACAAGAAGTTTGATTCAATAATTGAAGTTAATCCAAAGCCAACTGGACATGGAAGCATTGTGACTTGGTCTTTTGTGTATGAGAAAATCAACAAGAATTCCCCAACCCCCTTTGCTTATCTTCCTTTCTGCTATCAGGCTATTGAAGACATCAACAATCACCTAGCTGCTTCGGAATAA